ATAATGAAACTTCTTGTAAACGTGCGAGGTTGAAATCCTTGAAAAGCTTGGAAATGTGGAGCTGAAAATGAAAGGATGAGATGAGAATGTTGATGCGATTTCTCCAAACTCgtcttttttttcaaaaagcagACGGATCTTTAATCACTGGCCTTCTCAAAGTGAACTGGGAGACAACTTGGCAACTTTATTTATCACTGAGGGCAACAGAAGTTGTTTGAAATATAAAATTTCTCCAAACCTTGACTATTTATTAGACGACTCTTCAGGGTGAGCATTCTCATTTGTTTCAAGATCAATCTCATTATGGCGGAGGGGGGGGGATTACTTATTTCAagacatttcaaattcataaattCACTAACCTGGCCACTATCTGAGACCTCACACTTTAACCCCTTCCCAGGGTACTGACAATCAAACCCTAATCTATGCAGCAGCAGCGCGGCAGTTTCCTTTGGCCGGAACCGTATATCCGGGTTACTCTCCGCATTCTGCATCGAACGTAAATTCAAAAGATGTATGTCACATGGGAGGTCCCGTTCCAGTGGTTTGTATATGCGGACGAGGTTGGCGGCGCTGGCGTCGGGGTTTTGTGGGAGGACGAATACAGGGTGTACCAGCTGGTTGGCAAGAAGATGTGAGGTGATCGAGGGATAGCCCACCGGGAGAGGCGATGGTTTCTGAAAATAGAAGCAAGTAGATTAACTTCAATGAAACTGCCAACCTAATCAGGTTCAGGATTTATTCCTATAAGTCATACGTAGATTTGTGGTCTGTGTCACAatgaagtgtttgcatttgaaTGACTGTCCAAACTCACCTTCAGTGTTGGTGATGGATTCCGACTCTGACACACGCACCCATCTCATCTCATTGAAGGAAAACCAACTGGGGCATGGTCAGAAAACAGTAAAATTGACCTTAGCAACCTTTACCAATTGCAATGCTTGGAGATTCAGATCAACTTTAccttatttgtttgttttttctctGCCAGGAAGAGGAATTTATTGGGCGTCCGTCTGTTGTCGAGGACACCCTGACCGAGACCTCGGTTGTCGTCTTGGTTCAAACGCCGGTCCAACATCACCTCAATTTGCCCTGAAAATGTAACAAAGAAGTTTTGTTTACATGACAATACTGTAAACACAGTCAGGGGCCATCGCAACTTTCAAAGTAACATTATTGCATGGTGATGGAAAATGGTAAACTTACTAACCTTGTTTTAGAGAGGCAACCCCGAGTGACTGAGCAGTCAGGATGCTAAATCTTGCCTCATCATCCTGGAGATATGCTTGGCTGGGAAGCGGGTAGTAATTGGCTTGGATTGGCAATTTATCTTGTTTCTTACGCCGAATCATCTGGAATCGAGAGTTTGaatgtgaaatgaaaaatatattccATTGGCAGATCATATTAAGGATAGCATAGGCCTCAAATCTTACTTGTGGCTCTTCTCATCCCACTCTGGGTATTAGGCCACAACGTAATATCTCTACTTTTCACGGCCGTGACTGCTTGGCTCCAAGTAAAGCCCATCTCGCTCAGCTCCGCTGTCATCATCATATCAATAGCTCAGTATCACTTATTTGCATATAGTGATCAGACAAGCTCTACTTCATAAACTTCATCTCTGACCCGTCGTCCAAATGACCAGTTGAGAGAAAATGGGTTTTCAAACCTACCTGGAAACCATTAAGATCCGTAAAGAATTCCTTATCTTTGTTCCGTATCGATGTCTGCACGCTCATGGCCAGTTCCATATTCACCGTCCCCCGGATATCCACGATGTTGTGAACTTCGACTGCCATCCCGTCAATCCCAGGGGAATTCTTTAACCGCACAATGTGCTCAACGTGGGGGAGAAAAACATGGGCCTCTTGTAGGAGGGGGCCTTTGACGACTCTGATGAATGGACGCGTGTATGCTAATGGCTGCAAATAGAATATGGAGACCAGATGGTCAGCAGAGCATGGGGGTGTGCTGGTTAATGGAAATGAACCTGGGTGGGGGACAATGTTCAGAAACCAAAACTCTCagaggtggagctaaaatgtattAGGCCCAAGAGTTTGACGAAATGTTAAACCTTTGAAGTAGTGATTAATATTCAGTATAACCAGAAATATAAAGGTGagctggtatacatgtatttttgttaAACCAAGGAGAGACTTCCATGAGTTATGACGATCCTCTCCACTCAGAACTCATAAGTTTAACAGAACGCCATCATTACCGTAGCTTCTCCATCTGGGAGAAAGAGATACGCCCCTGGTTTCTCACGACCGTTCCTCGTGCCGTACTTTAGAAATTGCACATTTGTCTCAGTCCTCTGATGATCTTCGAGGTTAGTGATGGCCTGTAACAAACAAAAGAAGGAAAATTAGTCCTTAGGTTTGGccatgtttccattcaatttgacttctccaatcaggacacctctctattaaggacagtcgtcagtccaagggtgtccttaatagagaggttctactgtagtaacCCACGCTCTGATAAGGTTCCATAttgttcatttcaattcaatacCCTGTCCACCCCTTCTTTTAAAGAAAGAAAATCCTCTTTCCAAAGGAGTCCTTATTACAGAGGTTCTTAAGGATGACAGAAGCAAGCACAACCTACCGTCAACATCCCATTGCCTCCATTAAACTCGGCCTTGACATATGGGTTCTCCAATGAGAATGTCTCTCCCTTCAGCTTCTTGACGATGGAGAACGGACCACTGAAAAGATGCGAACAAGTTTGATTCCTCATTTCACAAACAGTTCTTTCTAACAAGGCTAGTGAGGCACTTGTTCCTAAAAGTTAAAGTTGCAATAGCCATGATAGTTTCATCGATCATCAGGCTATCGATGTCAGATTTCATCCACCTGTCCAGCATTTCTGTCTTCAGCAATCTTGGTTTTATACCCGGTGCTGGTGCTGACCATGGCTAAGGAGACTGGACTTCCTGCTCCTCCCTGCTTGAAACCTGTGTCACTCCggcctgaggaaatcaggggctgATGTTCACTTCTCCAGCTGTGTCCTGTAGGTGTGCAGGGCCAGAGAAGcaaacccctgatttcctcaggatggtgcAACGTCAGCCCATTGACTTTCTCACCTATTATAAGCCATGTGACTGTTAACATTATACATGGTAACTGTGGAGAATTTGTTGTGTACAGCAGCTTCGTCAGTCCCGGTGAGTGTCAGGGTGTACTTCACGAGACCCATGGCAGGCACTTTGGCTACAAACACAACCTGGAAGGGAAAACAGAAATTCAGAAAATCcatgacatttttcaaaacattatgATCCACTGAACTGGTTCAGACTCCAGTCAGGGCATATAAACAAGAGgacagggttttttttctgaGGGCTCTGGTTCCAAATAACACAACATTTGTACATCGGAACTAATGTCCTAGTGAGAGCTCACTTCTAAACTATGACAAAGTTTGACCTCTGCTCTGCcagcaatgaccttgacctaccttaTATACAGTGTTAGACATATCCTCATTATTCAGCCAATAGGGATCAGTCTGGGCCTCGACGATTTGGCCGATCTCATCCGTTATTTTGATATAAGGTGACGACACGTAAATGCGTACAAGACTATCGTGAGTGACACTGAGAGAGTTATAAAACACAACACAACTGAAATGAGAGTGGTAGAGCATAGTAAGTCGGGAATTGAAATACATCTCAACCCTTTTGAGGCAGGCTGCAAATCCCGAAATCTCTAAGGATATGCAGCACCTATCAAAAGTAACATTGAGCCAATAAGATTGGCAGAAATCAAGCCAAAACGTGTCATAAAAAAAACACCAAGATGTCTGCCATCTTAAATGTGATGTTTATCTCGAGTGTCAAAGAGTTTTCAGCCAGCTTAGCTAAACAGATGACTGTCAAGAACCAGAATTCCCTCAGAAGATTACTTACATAGGTGTGCTAGTTATAGATATCACAGTTTTATCAGGCAAGTCATCATGACTTTCTCGTTTCTCATCGACGTTAAACACATATTTGTCGTCATTGAACGAGGCAGCAGACGGGTTCTTATTCAGCAGGAACGCAGCAGATTCCACGATGATACTTTTGGTATCCATCAACGATTTCAACATTCTGAAAGACGATGTTTTATAGAATTAGGTTCAAATCAAGGACTGGCTGGAGTGAATCACCATGCGAGACTAACAGCTTAACGTATTATACAGAATACATACTTATTCCCATAATCGACGACCACATTATCCTTCGCTGTCCCGGTAATCCCGTCGTGATGCTGGAACAACCCTAAGTAACGTCTCGCAGAGACTAAAGCTTTCATCAGGCGCGCCACTGGGAAGCCTGTATTTTTCACCTTCCTGGCTAGCGATTGTGCTAGCGTGAAGATAATTTCTGCACCCCTGTCAAAAGAGAAAATAAAAGTAATGTTTTTATCAATATTGGTTGATTACTCTTGAGTCCATTCAGTCTACGGTGTTGATCTCCACCAAAAACACTCATCTAATGAAGTGAAAAAATCAGATCTAATATTGTCTGGAAACCAAGGCCAGTTGAAATTTGGCTTGTTTTAGTAGTCAGACCCATTGTGTTCTAGACTGGCTTGGCACCATTATGCACTGATCAAAGCAACTCCTCAATACATTTGTCAGTCTTTCTGCTTACCGTAAATGACCCTCTAAAACCCTATCCAATCGTTTATGGAATGGCCTTGACGTGTAATAACCCGACCAATAATGGTCGTCCCGATCAGCATACGTGAAAAAGTCGCCAGACAGTGTCGGGTAGTCTGGTACGCTGGCGCCTGGTTGTACCTTGTTCCTCTCATAGATGGCGTTAAAGTAGTCAGTGAGTGTTCCAAATTGAATctgaaatcaaatgttttcaaaaatcagaaaaaattcaaaatgcaGTGGTGGATCATGAAATTTGGGAGAGGGGAGGGCATACCTTGTTTGAACCCTCTCTTTGTCTTACATCGACTCCCATCAATCACATGTACAAATTGAAAACAAACCTGGACGTTCCAATCCTTTTTCTTGTTCATATAATCCATCAGTTTTTGATAATTGATAAACTGCTGGTCCCACTCTGTGCCCGTGTTATATCGGAAGTCGTCCCCAAGTGGGATCAGGACAACGTTACTCTTGTAGAGCTGTGCTTTCTTCCTATACTGGTCCAGTAAAGTGTGCGCTCTGGAAAGGAACATAAAAGCCTTTTATTGACACTCAAATATATAGGGGTGACCCAAACAATTTACCATTCTATAGACATCAAACTTAACGACTCTGAATACATCATGGCTGTCTTGGCTAATTTTTCTCATTTCCTTTAACAGGATATTCATAACTGCCGACAGTTCTTCACAGGAAACATTTTTAACCTAAAATATCTGTACCTTTCCTCTATATTTCCATCATTTATAAGCTGAGGTGGCACCCTCCAGGGACACGACACCGTCCCCCCCGGCAACCTCTTGAAATCAAACTGGCAGCAGATCTTTGGGTCGGGCCCGCAGGTGTGGGGCACGTCGTAGCTGTAGAAGGGCATCATGTGGGTGAAGATGTCGGTCCCACCGGAGTGGTCTGGAGAAGGAAAGGACACTTGAATACGCATTCAGAAAAGTGTGAAGCATTCAGCAACAATTTGAGTCCACATGTGGGGAAGTTGCGGCTTTTTACACTCTGGCCAACCTCAAGTTGATCCAAAATGTCAGCACAAGCAATGATAGTTTACAAGAACTATCCGACTCATATATGACCTTGAACTTCATCACTATATGACCTTGAACCTTATCATAATATGACCTTGTACTTACCCCACGTCTGCCTCCACATAAACTCCAACTCCTTATTTTTAGCTAAATGTTTCTTGACTGAGTAATGAATGCGCTGAATCAGCATGTTTTTTAGGCCCATCTTTTTTAGGAGGTACGCCATTGTTGAGGAGTGGCCGAAGGGGTCAATGGCCCAGCCGCTGACAGGCTTCGCACCTgaaaaaaggaagaaatgtCGAGATGAATACATCCTGTTTAAAGCCACAGCTGAAATCACTGAGAGTTTGTGGGTTTGAAGTACACAAGCGAGGCTTCCTGAACAGATTGCTGCATCTGCCGATATCGAGAAGTCTTGGAGCAAACTGATTCCTAAACTGATTAGTGAAGTTCCAGCACACTAGATATGGGACCAGGTAGTGGTCTTGGGGAGGAACTCTGTTTGAGGTGTTCTAAGCTCATGTCAGAAGCCTCCCTTCCTGCGGAGCAATGGGTGTGGATCCTTCCCTAGATCATCCACCACGTTCATGAAACCACACTCGAGTTCTCTTGCAGTGAATTGTGGATGAGACACAGATTGTCTCCCACATTCTGTGTTCTCTTGTGGTAGATTGCGGGTGAGTCCACCACTGGGCACATACTCGGGTTACCCTGTCGCGTACCTAGCTGATTCTTCAGCCACTCATGGCCTTCTATCATCTGATCTATCATGGAGAAATAGTGGGTGTTGGCCTCGTCGTTCATGACCCAGCCGCCGGTCACTATCTCCAGCTGACCATTGTCTATAAGGCTGGAAGAGAATGGAGTaaaatgtaggaggaaaccgcaGTACCCATAACACAGTCAGATCGTGGAGAAATAGTGTGAATCTGTGAGCATCCATGCTGGAAAAGGTGGAAGACTGATGCGTGAGACACAAAGGTACATGTGACTTCTACTCCACTTACTTTTTTAATCTCTTCCTTTTCGACTCATCGATATCATTCCACCATAGATTCAAAAAAGACATCTCAGCATATATAAACTTCCTACGCTTGTCGGCCTCTAGTTTTGGTAACATATTCTCAAATATAAACTTTGTTTGGTCTTGGTAATATTTTTCATATGTTTTGATCCAACCTGAAGTCAGAATaagaaatattatgaaaaacaaaatatatcACTACCCTGGGAACAAGGTTATGTGTATAATCTTCCAGGAGAACCTCGTTCCCATTCTACCAAAAATTTTCCTAAGTTTTTCCACCAATTGTGGCAAGTTTagaaaaatttacattttgaagaacttttttcaaaatgagacaaAAGTCGGCCCAAGTTACCTGGATCGTTGTGTGAATGTGGCACAACAAATACTTTAAGTGGCTGCTCGTTCCATTGGTCGAGGGGGTATGTGATGGGGAACCCCTGTTTCCATACGCCCCCGTCATTATTGTCAAATGGAATAGTGTTGAAGACATCTAACATCTGCAATGGAAGAATTAAATACAGCGCTGGCCATAATGGAGTCACCTGACCAATAAACCAAACTGgcacctaactgtagtggcacgctAAGTGCTCAttctgccttggaggaggaatactccacggagaataacacctccaaTTCCAGAACAAACACTGAAGTAGGAACTGGGAGGTATTTCACCTATTTCAACTTAGTGGGAAAGAAAAACAGAAGATATTGTAATATTTCTTCAACGAAAAAAACAGCTTGAGGGCTCACAGTTGCTTCTGAGGTACCGGTACCAAAGACTATTTCATGAGTTGTTGGTGAAATGTACATGGTCTCGGGTTTGAAGCATGTCTGTTTGTCACTTAGTACTTAACAGGTCAAGCTCAGGTGTGTGGTAATTCATGATCAGTAGCAGTGTCTCTGCAGAGGCCTCAATAATGACAGGTGTTTTGAAGTACTTTGAGACAGACCGCCACATTAAAACGCGCTACCAGTAATATATAAAAATTGCCATTGTTATTGTTGATTATGTGGCTAGTCATTAGAACGAACCACACAGGGATTTTTAATCAGCCTCCTTCACAAAGCAATATAGCATCATTTGACTGTAAGTGGTGCTATGTAACTCACGGCTCATAACCTATTCACTGACTTTTTTATCTAGGCCAGCCTATCATGGTATTAACACTGTGAAGGAATATACTAAAGTATAATTAGGCAATTAATGTCAATCAAGTTAATTGCTTTTTACATTGGGGTAATTGAAGTATTCTCAGCGAACAAAGGAGGAGAAAGGTCTTGTGATACAGTTAACCACTAAATGTTTGCGGCGTAGTTTTGTGGATttgcaaagaaaataaaaacacagAAATTTTAGCGAATTGGCGAAAAAATTTGAACTCTCTCACCTGAACCTTCGGCTCCAAAGCGGGCGTCTCTGCAAACGTACACATGCCCGCGGGCACCCCTATCACTCTCCGCGGGCCTGCAGCGACCACCAACTTCCCAccaccattttgatttttcGGTGCCGCCACTTCTTGGTTCATTTTAACAATGGCGTCGTCGTTGAATATTCCTTTTAAGCGAGAAATACTCTCGGCATCTCCGTCGCTGAGATCCTTCACCGTATCTTTTATCAAGTTTATTGTCTTTTGGTTGCGTTTTAAGATGCTCTCTATCGATTTGATCTTATATTCGAGATTATTGAGTTCGATCTATAACGATAGAAACAGTTGATGAAAAGAAGGGGTGATATTCAATACAGTCAGACCATGGGTTGGTGACGCTAAATAACTACTGTCGATTAGAAAAATTTGACCCTGAAGTGTGAAAGTCGCCAACACTTTATCCTTTCGTGTTCCTGAATATAAGTTTTCATTAATGCTGAAACAAAAGTCATCAGGCAAATAACCTTGACCTTCAATCGACTTACCTTGACCTCTTTCCGCCTTTCCACATAATACCCCGACGAGAAGTTAATATAAACATTATACACAACGCAGACCATCATCACCGAGAGCAGAAATGCTTTGTTGAAGAGAATTCTAGATAATATCCTTACGAATACTTGGGCAGCATCAAGGTCAAGGTCTCCATTGCGATTTCTTATCGGCATGGTAACAGATTCCTTAGCGACGATATTGAAAATGCAAATTATGACAAGGTGTTATGAGGAACCTCCCAACTAATGAGTGCTGTGACTACATTCTGACTTATTGTATCAACCCCCTTAGCAACTAGGAAGATGTCCTTAGCAACAGAAACATAAGGAAAAGATATCCATAGCAACACACTTTGCATCTCCTTAGCAACAGTCATCATGTTTCATCAGTAATGTTTATCCCACTGCAATGGTTTCATAAAGAACACATCCAACTTTGACTCAATCACAACCGTACCTATTTCCATAGCAACTGTCACAGCTTGCTTAGCAACATAAATCCCCTTAGCAACAACAGTAACATGAGGTATTCAGCAAATAGTTCCTTAGCAACAGAAAGATCACCAAAAGCAACAGGAACAATCTAGCACACAAAATTAAAAGTTCCTCTCCTATAAGGTACATGTAGTACCATTCAATCTCTATAAACAAATCCgctctggcatgtctggctaGGCTAGTACAGACTTCCTTCATTGCTACTGTTGTCTGTAATTAGTCATACAGTCTACATATTATGGACTACTTCCCGACTTCAATCTACCATTTGAGTACCGTATCCTGTAAAACAAATGAACGACAACCTGTCAACTTGAAATCTGCAGATAAAATAATCTGAATAAAATATCCCACCAGttatatttttttaatcttTGAATATGTTTGTAAATTGCATTCTGGCAGAACATAGATTTTACGCCCAGTAATGGGTgcagtttttttttgttttagatGCAGACGAACACTTCTAACTCGAGAACAAAACCACACTTCCCTTTGGCATGACTTGTAAACAAatcatgcagagtcgaaattGACTTTAAACCATTCACATCATCAAAACAGTTTCAGTGGGGAACAGGAAAGAACTTCCGTTCCTGAATCGTCATGTTTACTTTCCTCATTCAAAATTGACAACAAAGGAACTTTGAGAGACGGCTGTGAAACTTGGATATCTTTTTAACCCTTCAAACATTGAATgcataaaatgatataaatgaaCTTGTGAAAAGTACTGAATCAATGCCATGGTTGGCAGAggtctgatttgtttacacACTTGGTCTCCAGTTACCCATGTGCATTGATAAGTAGCCAACATACCAAGGTAATCAAGCAGTTCATACCAACAACAACCAAGACCTTGGTGGAACTGGGCCAATCGCATTAACTCACTGATTTAGCTGGAGTCTACATCATCACATCACAACCACCCCAAAACCCAAAGCAGCCCCCTCCCTCCAAGTGATGGCAGCAGCAGAATACTATTCACCACAAGAAATCATTTTGAGAAGAGATATTAAGCATGAGCTAGACGTGTGCACAAGTTGAAAAACTCGGATCCAGGAATGATGAATTTGTGCTCCTGATGCAAATATCTTTGGCATCAAGTGTCGAAATCAGAGGTCGGGTATCATGAACATAATGAAGAAAAGTTAACCTAATCACTGTTACATGAATCCAGCCTTGAATCATCTAACTGTATCCTTGATATTGAATATGAATGAAAACATCAGTTGTAACTCTCTCCAGACACAAACTTGTGGTTTGTACCACAATCAGAAATAACAAAGCAGCTGAGCCAGCAGCCCATGCCTATACATTTAGGTAACGCCGCAGACTGCAAGCTGTGTTCTCATTAAGCCGTCAAAACCAAGCACAGTGAGTGCTGTGCAAACAGTTTTTCTATGACTTTGAGAGAGAATCATtgagaaaaactcaaaacaaccACAACATTTGCATCAGAAAACACAGAAATATGCACTAATTTGATCCGTGAATCTGAAATATTGAATACACTATTCCTGATGATGGCCTACTTCCAGTTTTTGGGTCACAGGCCTTGACTCCAAAGCAGCTAAACCAATGACCTGATCTATACTCATCAATAGGTAACGCAGTGAAAGGCTCGGGACTGCAAGCTGTGTTTTCACCAGCCATGTTAACCAACAACTTTCAACAACTGATTCATAGGATTAGATAGGATATATCTCTGCAGCAACAGTTCGTCCATCTTGACCAACAAGGTTTTGGCATCTCGTCAAGATATATCCCCAGGTACGTTTAAAGGGGAGCATGAGGTTCAGAGTGCTTGCTTCTCACCAGGCTGGAGGTTAGTCATTTCAACTTCGGAACTTATGATTGAAGGAGGGATAGCCCGCAGACAAGTTAGATACACCAATTGGGTCAGTTGACCACTTCACTGCTGCAGCCCGAAATTTCAGTCTGACAAGCGATGACTCACGGTGTAGACcggaattttggtctgatgatgtcatgacgAGTGTACTACGGTGATGCTGTGGAATGACGCTGTGGAGAGCATCGATCAACCGAATAACGTCCAAAATGTCCAGCAGTGAAGTGGTTTAACACAACTGGTTGCAAGATAGCTACTTCCAAAGGGTTAATTACGCAGCCTCAGTAACGGAAACTAGCTGAAAACTCAATGAATTAATCAGGTATTGTGGACATATTTATTTGGCACTTGATATACGCTAATAAAAAGGCAGCGCAGCACAGACTGATGTAGGGTGGCGGGAATCAATGTCAAAGGTCCTGACAGGCGAGTGCTCATTTTTGGCGGAATTTTCCAAAGTGGTTACATGGTTGGATCGTCAGACTCCTACTCCAAACTCGAATGGGTTCAACTGTTGAAATGAAAATCTGACGAGAGAATTCAGAAACACCTGTTGTCCACATCATGAGACAAGTCTGTGGCACACATGCACAAAAATCAATCCTCCGGTTCTTTATCATACAGAATCAGAATAAACAAGTTACGCGATTAAAATCAGAACTTTGGTCTCCAGATATCATGAATATTGGCAATGAACTCACAAACTATGACAGGCAATATGACACCCAGTCTACTATTCACCCAGAGAAATCACACTCTCTACAATTAATCCAAACAACCCGACTCGGCAACACCTTACACTTGTGGAATAACTTTGTCATCCGCTGTTCAGCTTCCCGAGTAATAGCAACATATCGCTCATCGTGATCCAAAGACGGTAACGTGATGTAGCTACTGACGAAGATATCAATAGCGAGACCAACTCAAGTTGTTGACAGACGTATTTCTCAAGTGTAACTGTTCTGCACTATTATCCTAGGGGCCTGTATCAAATACACGGAGTGACGACAGTCATCCAGTTCTGTGAAAATCAGTAGAATGTGGGGCAAAGGACTTTCCATACAAGGGGATGATTTTCTCTTACCACACGCAGTGAGGTGTCCTCACCTGTCATGTTTCGGCGGTACACTACAGTCTTCTTCAGAAGACTGAAGATCGTCATGTTGGCGTCACATGACTTCTACGGGGTTCTCAGAGACGGGGGCCTACACCTATCACACGCATCGAGAACCCCAGCAGAATACACATCAACATGACCATCTTCAGTCTGCTGAAGAAGATTGTAGTGTACAGTTGAAACTTCAGGTTAGAAAACCTTACTGCCTGTGTGTGGTAAGAGAAAATCTTCCCCTAATACAGGATTGCAGGCAGAGTAACCTCTTTGGATCAGTTTCATGAGATTTTCGATGGGTTTCAAAAGTGGAACTCTTGTTGATCTTTTCAGcagttttcctgtttttctgaGAGTCACAGATACAAGATGTTCGTTGTTCAAAGAGAGAACAGAACAAGTATGTGCCATTCAAATAAATCCTTTTACCAGAATCAATTGTCTGTACCAATAACTAATTCTATTGATTAATGAATCAATTAATACTTAATGGTTTGTTTCAAAATAGAGTTGAGAAAGGGCAATGATCCATTTGACGTCATCTTCCCTGACGCGGGGATGATCGGGTATTTCTGGACAGCCGAGAATAGCTGCTCTCAAAAATATTCCTTGGTGAGTTGTTGTGTTATCTCCATATTagcatctacatgtaccaaCACGAACTCTTAATTGACAAATTTTGGCAAGAGTTAGATTTTCAATAATTGTGAATTATCTCAATTCACcccaaaaaattgtgaaaatatctTTATTAATCTAAATCTGGAAATATTATTGACATAGACCTGTTGCTTTGTGGCCACATTTATTTGCCAGGTTTCAGCTTTAAAGGATAGGTTAAGATGTATCTTGACAATTATTTATGTATCTAATTGATTTCCTTTTCCATAGTGGCAAAAATTGAAAGATTCGCATAGCAACCAAGGTAACGTTATTGGAAGTTATCGAATTGATGAATAATTCAGATCATAAGTCCTGGTGGTGAGGTATAAATGTCAGCGTAATGGAAGGTGAAACTGGGTGGTCAATAATAGACCGCACGCAAATGTATCTTTTCAACTGATGAACTCaaattggcaacaaaatggctcAGGAGCAAAATTACCTTACTGTgtgttatttcttttctttcgcATGCAACAAATTGTTAGGTCTTGTGCCAAATCCTTTCTTGACTTCACTGTGACCATGAATACTCCCAAAAATGCCAACAATTTACAATGGTACTCGCTGTACTCACTGACAAGAATGGAGAGAAAATTGGTCCTTGAAAATGCATTTGGAGCAAAAGAATAAGGCAATCCGATACAATGCAAGTAAACTGATTTGACAATGTTTCAGGTGAACAATTTAGCTCAGTACCGCACACTGCCCTTTCTCAACTTTCTCTCTTGCCCAGCCCCTTTTCTCAACTGCACCTGCCTCTTCTAGGCTACACTCTTTTCTGCCCTGCCTTTTTTGATTTCGAGCTGAACCACTATTATCTTCACACTAATCATAGTGATAGTGTCACCACCAGCTGCACCAGCAATAGAATGTATCTACATTT
Above is a genomic segment from Lineus longissimus chromosome 14, tnLinLong1.2, whole genome shotgun sequence containing:
- the LOC135498633 gene encoding alpha-mannosidase 2-like isoform X1, with protein sequence MPIRNRNGDLDLDAAQVFVRILSRILFNKAFLLSVMMVCVVYNVYINFSSGYYVERRKEVKIELNNLEYKIKSIESILKRNQKTINLIKDTVKDLSDGDAESISRLKGIFNDDAIVKMNQEVAAPKNQNGGGKLVVAAGPRRVIGVPAGMCTFAETPALEPKVQMLDVFNTIPFDNNDGGVWKQGFPITYPLDQWNEQPLKVFVVPHSHNDPGWIKTYEKYYQDQTKFIFENMLPKLEADKRRKFIYAEMSFLNLWWNDIDESKRKRLKNLIDNGQLEIVTGGWVMNDEANTHYFSMIDQMIEGHEWLKNQLGAKPVSGWAIDPFGHSSTMAYLLKKMGLKNMLIQRIHYSVKKHLAKNKELEFMWRQTWDHSGGTDIFTHMMPFYSYDVPHTCGPDPKICCQFDFKRLPGGTVSCPWRVPPQLINDGNIEERAHTLLDQYRKKAQLYKSNVVLIPLGDDFRYNTGTEWDQQFINYQKLMDYMNKKKDWNVQIQFGTLTDYFNAIYERNKVQPGASVPDYPTLSGDFFTYADRDDHYWSGYYTSRPFHKRLDRVLEGHLRGAEIIFTLAQSLARKVKNTGFPVARLMKALVSARRYLGLFQHHDGITGTAKDNVVVDYGNKMLKSLMDTKSIIVESAAFLLNKNPSAASFNDDKYVFNVDEKRESHDDLPDKTVISITSTPICVVFYNSLSVTHDSLVRIYVSSPYIKITDEIGQIVEAQTDPYWLNNEDMSNTVYKVVFVAKVPAMGLVKYTLTLTGTDEAAVHNKFSTVTMYNVNSHMAYNSGPFSIVKKLKGETFSLENPYVKAEFNGGNGMLTAITNLEDHQRTETNVQFLKYGTRNGREKPGAYLFLPDGEATPLAYTRPFIRVVKGPLLQEAHVFLPHVEHIVRLKNSPGIDGMAVEVHNIVDIRGTVNMELAMSVQTSIRNKDKEFFTDLNGFQMIRRKKQDKLPIQANYYPLPSQAYLQDDEARFSILTAQSLGVASLKQGQIEVMLDRRLNQDDNRGLGQGVLDNRRTPNKFLFLAEKKQTNKKPSPLPVGYPSITSHLLANQLVHPVFVLPQNPDASAANLVRIYKPLERDLPCDIHLLNLRSMQNAESNPDIRFRPKETAALLLHRLGFDCQYPGKGLKCEVSDSGQLHISKLFKDFNLARLQEVSLSLLHDGKELDPSDMLEINAMEINSYKVELK